ATTATGTAGGTACATGTCTTATTAAATTCTCACAGACAAGAATAGTCTATAGAATGTCATGCAGTGGTTGAAAGTAAATatggaaagaaaaggcaaaattcAAGTGCTATcattaacaataaaataatgcatCATCGTAGGAGAGGATATAGTACatggaaatttttgaaaaaaagatgggATGTGATGATAAGTAGGAATTCCACTGAAAAGCTATGGAGTGTGGAAAGCAGAAGCCATACAGGAATAGAGATAGGaataaggagagaaaaaaaaagaaagaaagaaaatatagaccCAAAAGCAGTAAAAGGGGAAAGGGAAAGGCATGTCAACTATTTGCATAGAAGAATTTTGACTCAGCCGGCCTGGCCCCAGgacttaaaaaaatagtaaagatttttcaagaactttcaaaaaaaaaaaaatctagcaggGAGGAGCCAATGGATTCTTCCCAACTGAAAGGCATCAGAATTGCTTGGGTGAGGGCCCTCACTCGATgtgtaaagtttaaaaaaaaaaaaaaaaaaaaaacaaacctcttcAAACTGCAGTGGAGGATTAGACTTACACCACAAATGCTTCCTTTACATCACCCTgttgtgatttattttcttttttctttttttttttttttttttttgacaggcagagtggatagtgaaagagagacagagagaaaggtcttcctttttgccgttggttcaccctccaatggccgctgcggccagcgcattgtgctgatctgaagccaggggccaggtgcttctcctggtctcccatgcgggtgcagggcccaagcacttgggccatcctccactgcactccctggccacagcagagagctggcctggaagaggggcaaccgggatagaatccggcaccctgaccgggactagaacccggtgtgcaggcgccgcaaggcggaggattagcctgttaagccaaggcgccggccctgtGATTTATTTTGATAGAGGCCTGGAAGATGTTTGCAAAGCAAAGCACAACTTTTGTTAAGTGGATTACAGGTCTAAGAGCACAATCTGCCAGTATCTTCCTGGTGGTTACATTTTCCAGAAAGCAAGTTCTCTTGAACAGCAGAAAGGTAAAAGGAGCAAGAAAGCTCAGCAGGTCTAAGGACATGACCCCACCTTAGGCTTAGAGATCCCAAACCAgatcttgagatttttttttctctttccttataaGTACCAGGGCACCTCTCAAAGATTTTCCACTGAACTTTTTGTGCgtggcttcttaaaaaaaaagatatttttctcttgaaatgattttggcatatgtgtgtgtgtgtgtgtgtagagagagagagagaattagagggAGATTTGAGGGAGTTCAAAGTTTCTTGTGAGAATACTGATATTCATTAATAACTAGTCATTTACTTGTTTTGTGTCTTCACTCAACATATATGGAAATGCTAATAGATGTTTTGTACATGCTCTATGAGGTGATTAAACAGAAAGTATTTTTCCTTCATGAGGTTTAACTTCTCGTGAGATAGCTAATACTTAATTACCTTAAACAGTTTATAAGAAAGAAAGTCCACTAAAATAGTTTATAAGAAAGTCCATAATGTGTAAACATCATCCTAAGAAGTCTTAAAATCCCATAGGAGTCTGGAAAAGGTTTGTTTGGGAAGGATGGATAGGCTAGGCAAATGAAACTATTAATAGAAGGTGAGGAAAAACACAAAGAACTGGGAAAAACATCATGAAACCTAGTCAGGAGGTATCTTTGTGATATCCAGAAACAAAGACTTCAGATTTGGCTGAACTGAAGAGaccaaaggagagagaagggatcTGAGTTGGTGTGATGGAGGTATGTAGGTGCTGAAGCACACTGTACCTTGAACACTATTAGGTTTGGAAGTCCATTCTAAGCACATTGGAGGAGCTGAAAGGTTCATTTGCTTGTTATAAATATAGAAGatttatattcaaatattctGATTGCAGAATGAAGAATGCATTGAAAGATGGCACTAGTGGATACAGAAAGATCAGTTATGAAGCATGGAAGGAATGGGCTACACTACCTATTAACTATAGGGATAGGAAGAAGTAGAATACATTTTTCAAATCTAGATTTTAGGGACAAACTTGGGTATTGGTTAAATGTTGACCCACTGAAGAGTTTTCAAGAATATCTTCCAAATTTCTGGTTTATAAGGAGACTCAAAATAAAAGTCATGTGAGTGCAATATCCTCATATATCTTATCTGTCACTGTTTATTGCCCAATAATCTTTATTTCCTATCAATTTTACCTTGAAATaagattaataaaaattatactttttaacTTGTGAAGATAAATgtgaatttgaaaaattttatctaCAAATATGTCTATCTGTGCTATAGTTCATTAAAAATTCAATGGAATAAATGCTTAAGCAGGTGGAAGAATATGTATGAGGGCATCTCCAAAAGTTCCTTGAAAACACATATTAAAGgccagctcacttggttaatcctcaacatatggcaccagcattccatatgggtgcttgttctagtctccagtgctcctcttccagtccagctctctgctgtggcctgggagagcagtggaggatggcctaagtgtttgggtcgctgcacctgcatgggagaccaggaggaagcacctggctcctggcttcatatcggcttAGCTCCATCGGTAGTGGCCATttagtgggtgaaccaacagaaagaagacctttccctctgtctctctctcactgtctaaatctatctgtcaaataaaaaaagaaaacacatattaagacaaactataaaaaataagcaaatctcaaaatgttactttatatttttgtactctgacattctgtgattttattattatttataacccttgtttatacttttgaagaacagtgctttttgtttgtttgtttgttcttactaattgttgaattatttacttaatggAGGGTTAAGTGTGACTGTAAAGTAAATTGGAAGTATgtaattgtaaaatttaaaagaaaaatgagaaaggaaggaagagaagggtgggagtgaagcggggggagaaggaaggggactgtcattatgctcttaaaactgtatatatgaaatcattTAATATgtcccctttatataaataaaaataaaatgaaaaaagaatcaaaaaggacaaaactatgcacagacttcaaaaaatatttacaccaaaatagtgttatcttttaattccacttccacaAGTGTTCAAGCATCCTTTCTAggtatataacacacacacacatttgtgtgGATGTGCACTTGTGACAGCAGTGGAATTGTGTACAGGTGCATGATGATGCTATTGTGGGTTTGGTGtggattttaaattattatttagcaGAATGTTCTGTGCTATTAGATCTTTGGGTATGGCTACTACTTTTTTGACAAACCTTGTCAGCTGTCAAAGGAAAGGGAATCCAAACTCCCTATTGTACAAACACAGGGTGTTTAACATTGTCTTTATTTACCAGATGAACAGATAAAATCCAAGAGAAGGGAAGTCAAAAAGACGAAGTGCCACAAAAGCCACCTAAATGCTCATTTAAcccattttttcctcttttgttctACCTGTGCATTCATAAAATTACTTGCTTATCCCTAAtgagaatatctttttttaatttaggagCTGTGAGCTAAGTGGGTGAGTCCAGTTTCACCCACAACACTGTGATGAACTTAAATACATCACATGCCAACCACCATAGTTTCATCCTCACAGGTATTCCAGGGATGCCAGACAAGAATCCATGGATGGCCTTTCCCCTGGGACTTCTCTACACACTAACACTTGTGGGAAATGGAACCATCCTAGCTGTTGTCAAGGCTGATCAGAGTCTCCATGAACCTATGTACTACTTCCTCTCTATCTTGGCTCTGACTGACGTTAGCCTTTCCATGTCCACCTTACCAACTATGCTCAGCATCTTCTGGTTCAATATTCCTGAAATTGGCTTCAATGCATGCATCACACAGATGTTCTTCATCCATGGATTTGGAGTGGTAGAATCAGGAGTCCTAGTGTCCATGGCCTTTGACCGATTTGTGGCCATTCGAGACCCACTACGCTATGCTTCCACCCTCACTCATGGCATCATTGGAAAGATTGGGCTAGCTGTCCTCACAAGAGCAGTCTGTGTGGTCTTCCCTGTGCCTTTCCTGATAAAGAGGCTACCCTTTTGCCATTCCAATGTCTTGTCTCATTCATATTGTCTTCATCAGGATGCAATGAGGCTAGCCTGTGCCAGCACACACATTAACAGCCTCTATGGCCTCATCGCTGTCATCTTGATATTAGGGCTTGATGTCTTCATCATTCTCTTTTCTTACATACTCATCCTGAAGACTGTGCTGGGCATTGCCTCCAGAGCTGAAAGGCTCAAATCCCTCAACACCTGTCTCTCTCACATCTGTGCTGTTCTCCTTTTCTATGTTCCTCTCATTGGGGTCACCATGGTCCACAGATTTGGGAAGCATTTATCACCAGTAGTGCACATGCTGATGGCCAATATCTATCTACTACTACCCCCAGTGCTAAACCCTATTGTCTACAGTGTGCAGACCAAGCAGATACGAAGACGGATCATTCAAGTGTTCCAGAGAAGAAAGAACAGGGCCTAGTGGAATGCAATCACAtgtaaaatgaagaataaatacaaacttgaaaaattaatatttccattttaagcAGTTATAGTACTGTCAAAATTTATACAACCAGTAAAATGCAAGGGTTGTCAAGGCTTGTGGATGAAAATATAACACAGGTTATTCTGTATGTACTCTGTTTTGGAAATTATGT
This window of the Lepus europaeus isolate LE1 chromosome 7, mLepTim1.pri, whole genome shotgun sequence genome carries:
- the LOC133764535 gene encoding olfactory receptor 51H1-like, which produces MNLNTSHANHHSFILTGIPGMPDKNPWMAFPLGLLYTLTLVGNGTILAVVKADQSLHEPMYYFLSILALTDVSLSMSTLPTMLSIFWFNIPEIGFNACITQMFFIHGFGVVESGVLVSMAFDRFVAIRDPLRYASTLTHGIIGKIGLAVLTRAVCVVFPVPFLIKRLPFCHSNVLSHSYCLHQDAMRLACASTHINSLYGLIAVILILGLDVFIILFSYILILKTVLGIASRAERLKSLNTCLSHICAVLLFYVPLIGVTMVHRFGKHLSPVVHMLMANIYLLLPPVLNPIVYSVQTKQIRRRIIQVFQRRKNRA